One genomic region from Homalodisca vitripennis isolate AUS2020 chromosome 6, UT_GWSS_2.1, whole genome shotgun sequence encodes:
- the LOC124364470 gene encoding uncharacterized protein LOC124364470 isoform X3, with protein MAFYKFALVLAFACLAQCTPFNSAAVNDWQQVLKVSLNVSAADGDKNPLVQGYVTLTVYGDFNKTSDSEMVSQLVQEKLASLQYKPDNTEMSENFKDGDSLPLLLSVELKAKIDISVPVEKSIAIVLDVQVYAKKKDHHQALEMVKNIKPSF; from the exons ATGGCCTTCTACAAGTTCGCTCTTGTCCTTGCTTTCGCCTGCCTT GCGCAGTGCACACCTTTCAACTCTGCTGCCGTCAACGACTGGCAACAAGTGCTGAAGGTGTCTCTGAACGTCTCGGCGGCGGATGGCGACAAAAACCCCTTGGTCCAGGGCTACGTCACATTGACTGTGTATGGCGACTTCAACAAGACCTCTGACAGCGAAATGGTCTCCCAACTTGTTCAGGAGAAACTTGCCTCCCTGCAG TACAAGCCTGACAACACCGAGATGTCCGAGAACTTCAAAGATGGTGACTCGCTTCCTCTGCTGCTCTCTGTCGAGCTGAAAGCTAAGATTGACATCTCTGTCCCAGTCGAAAAGAGCATCGCCATAGTATTGGATGTCCAGGTCTACGCCAAGAAGAAGGACCACCACCAGGCTCTGGAAATGGTTAAGAACATCAAGCCATCCTTTTAA